One segment of Channa argus isolate prfri chromosome 17, Channa argus male v1.0, whole genome shotgun sequence DNA contains the following:
- the lamp5 gene encoding lysosome-associated membrane glycoprotein 5 isoform X2, producing MGGLGFRTTESARPLLLSLFGVLALSVSAEQEGENLSGLSNNPDKAIFAVRENGTTCLMVEFAVKFLVPYDVLALNGIDLITEQASFTLPRSAEIDGKCGSTESEIHITWKNNAHTLGIYFSKEVRDKGIEVWKISKVQFVYDTSDTSHFINSYNPGKHTASTHRLSALVTPAGRSYVCTAQQTLTLISSDHQKGITVSMYDVQIQPFDIASDFMFSEPYQCITDQRERLEETLPLILGLILGLIIITILTIYHFHLKLTANQPQLPRDRSMYKNM from the exons ATGGGAGGACTCGGTTTCAGGACCACGGAGAGCGCCCGACCTCTGCTGCTCAGCCTGTTTg GTGTGCTCGCGCTGTCCGTTTCGGCGGAGCAGGAAGGGGAGAACCTGTCTGGTCTCTCCAACAACCCAGACAAAGCCATCTTTGCCGTCAGGGAGAACGGCACAACCTGCCTGATGGTGGAGTTCGCTGTGAAATTCCTCGTGCCATATGACGTGCTCGCGCTCAACGGGATAGAC cTGATCACGGAGCAGGCGTCGTTCACTCTGCCCCGCAGTGCAGAAATCGATGGGAAATGTGGGAGCACGGAGTCAGAGATCCACATAACCTGGAAGAACAACGCCCACACACTCGGCATCTACTTCTCTAAG GAGGTCCGTGACAAAGGCATTGAGGTGTGGAAGATTAGCAAGGTCCAGTTCGTCTACGACACCTCGGACACATCGCATTTCATCAACTCATACAACC CTGGGAAGCACACAGCAAGCACCCACCGCTTGTCGGCTCTGGTGACCCCAGCGGGGCGCTCCTACGTGTGTACAGCGCAGCAGACGCTCACCCTCATCTCAAGTGACCACCAGAAGGGCATCACTGTCTCCATGTACGATGTCCAGATCCAGCCCTTCGACATCGCCTCTGACTTCATGTTCAGTGAAC CCTACCAGTGTATCACCGACCAACGGGAGCGCCTGGAGGAGACCCTCCCCCTCATCCTGGGCCTCATTCTGGGCCTCATAATCATCACTATACTCACCATCTACCACTTCCACCTCAAGCTGACAGCAAACCAGCCCCAGCTACCCAGAGATCGCTCCATGTACAAGAATATGTAG
- the lamp5 gene encoding lysosome-associated membrane glycoprotein 5 isoform X1, whose product MGGLGFRTTESARPLLLSLFGVLALSVSAEQEGENLSGLSNNPDKAIFAVRENGTTCLMVEFAVKFLVPYDVLALNGIDLITEQASFTLPRSAEIDGKCGSTESEIHITWKNNAHTLGIYFSKQEVRDKGIEVWKISKVQFVYDTSDTSHFINSYNPGKHTASTHRLSALVTPAGRSYVCTAQQTLTLISSDHQKGITVSMYDVQIQPFDIASDFMFSEPYQCITDQRERLEETLPLILGLILGLIIITILTIYHFHLKLTANQPQLPRDRSMYKNM is encoded by the exons ATGGGAGGACTCGGTTTCAGGACCACGGAGAGCGCCCGACCTCTGCTGCTCAGCCTGTTTg GTGTGCTCGCGCTGTCCGTTTCGGCGGAGCAGGAAGGGGAGAACCTGTCTGGTCTCTCCAACAACCCAGACAAAGCCATCTTTGCCGTCAGGGAGAACGGCACAACCTGCCTGATGGTGGAGTTCGCTGTGAAATTCCTCGTGCCATATGACGTGCTCGCGCTCAACGGGATAGAC cTGATCACGGAGCAGGCGTCGTTCACTCTGCCCCGCAGTGCAGAAATCGATGGGAAATGTGGGAGCACGGAGTCAGAGATCCACATAACCTGGAAGAACAACGCCCACACACTCGGCATCTACTTCTCTAAG CAGGAGGTCCGTGACAAAGGCATTGAGGTGTGGAAGATTAGCAAGGTCCAGTTCGTCTACGACACCTCGGACACATCGCATTTCATCAACTCATACAACC CTGGGAAGCACACAGCAAGCACCCACCGCTTGTCGGCTCTGGTGACCCCAGCGGGGCGCTCCTACGTGTGTACAGCGCAGCAGACGCTCACCCTCATCTCAAGTGACCACCAGAAGGGCATCACTGTCTCCATGTACGATGTCCAGATCCAGCCCTTCGACATCGCCTCTGACTTCATGTTCAGTGAAC CCTACCAGTGTATCACCGACCAACGGGAGCGCCTGGAGGAGACCCTCCCCCTCATCCTGGGCCTCATTCTGGGCCTCATAATCATCACTATACTCACCATCTACCACTTCCACCTCAAGCTGACAGCAAACCAGCCCCAGCTACCCAGAGATCGCTCCATGTACAAGAATATGTAG
- the LOC137102761 gene encoding ankyrin repeat domain-containing protein 33B-like, whose product MLKSQGKPDEQTGTKILLEAMSKDKVHLARLVRDALDGEIMDSKTKSAETPLISSMLLPEEQTRCMFAELLLQKGASVNYQDANGRTALSYACEKGYLDAVKILVRNNADPEIEDSCGNTSLMYAAAAGHSSVVDFLVRAFKRLGLQINRQNKVGNSAVEVAKFLGHTECFFALTNTTKKGRECQAGTVLPDRGDENHTFERKVGHLVNKLEILQTCHHEACLVVKKCAWQQRPRIKQSRLPSMDSIGEFERENACFSLTPEELDFSGVLTPKPPQRAFNHFPNSRHPKEREREERLAKPDNPLPPLTLSCEGGQKSILFSLGPSRNKSTPSAHSALGILLTPILARKEESESGTEKWKMSEFGLRRFHDSYYQKRCSLPRSILSPTPPDRALVPLRKSRTVTRREESPCKADAFHVSAPASSTSTPTFSVLSNKLLRRFTSPEFKKDVKELGEDPVLSSGRIPRSETFPQDMTGKHPQVGSKPSMDSISSVKCEFDSHFKFQTLKSP is encoded by the coding sequence ATGCTCAAGTCTCAAGGGAAGCCTGACGAGCAAACGGGCACCAAGATCCTCCTGGAGGCAATGTCCAAGGATAAAGTCCACCTAGCGAGGCTTGTTCGGGACGCCTTGGATGGTGAAATCATGGACTCGAAAACAAAGAGCGCAGAGACTCCCCTCATCTCCTCTATGCTGTTACCGGAAGAACAGACTCGGTGCATGTTTGCAGAGTTGCTGCTGCAGAAAGGCGCCAGTGTCAACTATCAAGATGCCAACGGGCGCACCGCGCTTAGCTACGCCTGTGAGAAAGGCTACCTGGATGCTGTGAAGATCCTGGTCCGAAACAACGCAGACCCAGAGATTGAGGACTCCTGTGGGAACACGTCGCTAATGTACGCCGCAGCAGCAGGTCACTCCTCCGTTGTCGACTTTTTAGTTAGAGCTTTCAAGCGATTGGGTCTTCAGATTAATAGGCAAAATAAAGTTGGCAACTCAGCTGTTGAAGTGGCAAAGTTTCTCGGGCACACAGAATGCTTCTTTGCACTCACCAACACCACAAAAAAGGGCCGTGAGTGTCAAGCAGGCACTGTCCTGCCAGACAGAGGTGACGAAAACCACACTTTTGAGAGGAAAGTTGGACATTTGGTGAACAAGCTGGAGATCCTCCAAACATGTCATCACGAAGCATGTCTAGTGGTTAAAAAGTGCGCTTGGCAGCAAAGGCCTCGGATAAAGCAGAGTCGGTTGCCATCGATGGACTCCATAGGGGAGTTTGAAAGAGAGAATGCCTGTTTCTCTTTGACACCAGAGGAGCTGGATTTCTCGGGAGTCCTAACACCTAAACCCCCTCAGCGAGCTTTTAACCATTTTCCCAACTCGAGGCACCctaaagagagggagagagaagaaaggcTGGCCAAACCTGATAATCCTCTGCCCCCTCTTACACTAAGTTGTGAGGGGGgtcaaaaatctattttattttccctCGGGCCTAGCAGAAACAAGTCTACCCCCAGTGCGCACTCTGCCCTGGGAATATTACTGACTCCAATTCTTGCCCGCAAAGAGGAGAGTGAATCTGGAAcggaaaaatggaaaatgtcagAGTTTGGCCTGCGCAGATTTCATGACAGCTACTATCAGAAAAGATGTAGTCTGCCAAGAAGTATCCTCAGCCCAACACCTCCGGACCGCGCACTGGTGCCTTTGCGAAAATCCAGAACCGTGACAAGGCGCGAAGAGTCTCCCTGCAAAGCTGATGCTTTTCATGTTAGCGCACCAGCCTCATCCACGTCAACTCCAACTTTCTCGGTGTTGAGCAACAAACTTTTACGCCGATTTACTTCGCCGGAGTTTAAAAAAGACGTGAAAGAGCTTGGGGAGGATCCGGTGTTGAGTTCCGGGCGAATCCCGCGGTCAGAAACGTTTCCTCAGGACATGACAGGAAAGCATCCTCAGGTTGGGAGTAAACCCAGCATGGACAGCATCAGCTCCGTAAAGTGCGAGTTTGACTCTCATTTCAAATTCCAAACTCTCAAAAGTCCATAG